GTGGGGGGATAAGGGCTAGAGATTTGGCCCCGTCCCCAGTTTTTTTGCAGGTTTTCTCAGCACTACTTCTAGACATCGGCGCCAGTTAAAGTTATGGATAAGCCGGTGAAAACCTCCGAATTCTCATATAGTTATCCGAAAAACCTCATAGCCACGTCGAAAGCGAAAATCAGTCGCGTTCTGTGGTGCGGCGATAGTCGGGATGAGTCCGCTCCTCACGAAACCACAATTTCTAATCTGATCACGCGTTTTAAACCCGAAGATGTTTTGGTGATCAACACCACCAAAGTCATTAAGGCTCGGGTCACTTGTCCTAGCGGACTAGAAGTTTTATTCATTAAACAATTGGAGAGTTTATCTGAGGGCGATGTTTGGGAAGTTCTTTGCCCTGCGCGCCGCTGGTCGAAAGAGGGCGAGATTTTACCCTGCGGGACCAAGCTAGAGCTCGTGACCAGTGGACTTCCACAAACGGTCAAGGTCCATCGCCAGCTGGATTACGACTATTTCGAAAAGTACGGAGACATCCCATTGCCTCCCTATATTCAACAGCAACGTAACGAAAGAGCGAGTCGTGATGCCGACACGGCCGAATACCAAACCGCTTGGGCCGAAGTGACGGGAAGTTTAGCCGCTCCGACCGCAAGTCTTCA
The nucleotide sequence above comes from Bdellovibrionales bacterium. Encoded proteins:
- the queA gene encoding tRNA preQ1(34) S-adenosylmethionine ribosyltransferase-isomerase QueA; this translates as MKTSEFSYSYPKNLIATSKAKISRVLWCGDSRDESAPHETTISNLITRFKPEDVLVINTTKVIKARVTCPSGLEVLFIKQLESLSEGDVWEVLCPARRWSKEGEILPCGTKLELVTSGLPQTVKVHRQLDYDYFEKYGDIPLPPYIQQQRNERASRDADTAEYQTAWAEVTGSLAAPTASLHFDSKDLERIRARGAEVAPLCLHVGLGTFLPIHVEDLENHKMHSEFVDIPEETLRTIERVKRGGGRVWALGTTVTRALEAWSQNHLQKTETGYRGETHLFIKPGYNFKVVDVLLTNFHQPESTLLALVCAFAGKERVLKNYQWAIEKDFRLFSYGDLTVWEK